One Physeter macrocephalus isolate SW-GA chromosome 10, ASM283717v5, whole genome shotgun sequence DNA window includes the following coding sequences:
- the RSPH4A gene encoding radial spoke head protein 4 homolog A isoform X2 — protein MEDSTPLKQKIEHQELGETERPWEEMVTTSQDPEPGLSEASESEQRPETGPQPRSSPPGIPQSGASTPVDDLVGPGVSSPPSPSQEPSSTPPPLALAVQDLMAPWQSHKTTRVISEAGTPHCDHLEQSPDKGESTPHQTCQSEGNTFHQSQQAKCHLYGPRDVSYNNSKRKELRFDMFQEEDSNSNYDLDRPESGASEVAPSMLEIAIQNAKAYLLKSSSKSGLNLYDHLSEMLTKVLDKRPENAVDIIENVSQDVKMEHFSKKLDTLQNENEMLPTYEIAEKQKALFLQGNLEGAEQEMEDEIAEHSLPNVMESAFYFEQAGVGLGTDETYRIFLALKQLTDTHPIQKCRFWGKILGLEMNYIVAEVEFREGEDEEVEEEDVPEERDNGDSEADEDELPRSFYKAPQAIPKEESRTGANKYVYFVCNEPGRPWVKLPEVTPAQIVIARKIKKFFTGRLDTPIISYPPFPGNESNYLRAQIARISAGTHVSPLGFYHFGEEEGEEEEETEGRRDSFEENPDFEGIQVIDLVESLSNWVHHVQHILPQRSRIYRLGQHGYPQISFLNMLLQSLDPTFGLEHMPFPMAKSLKIST, from the exons ATGGAAGACTCGACCCCcctgaaacaaaaaatagaacacCAAGAACTTGGGGAAACAGAGCGGCCGTGGGAAGAAATGGTAACAACCTCCCAAGATCCTGAACCCGGGTTATCCGAGGCCTCCGAGTCGGAGCAGAGGCCGGAAACTGGACCCCAGCCCAGGAGCAGCCCTCCTGGGATCCCCCAATCTGGAGCCAGCACGCCTGTGGATGACCTCGTAGGACCAGGTGTGTCATCTCCACCTTCCCCATCTCAGGAGCCCTcttccacccctcctcccctggcTCTGGCCGTGCAGGACCTTATGGCACCATGGCAGTCACACAAGACCACTCGTGTGATTTCTGAAGCTGGGACACCTCACTGTGACCATCTGGAACAATCACCTGATAAAGGAGAATCAACTCCTCATCAAACATGCCAATCAGAGGGAAACACTTTTCATCAATCTCAGCAAGCCAAATGTCACCTGTATGGACCGAGGGATGTGAGCTACAACAACTCTAAACGGAAAGAGCTGAGATTTGACATGTTTCAAGAAGAAGACTCAAACAGTAACTATGATCTGGATCGGCCTGAGTCTGGGGCTTCTGAAGTGGCCCCCAGTATGCTTGAGATTGCCATTCAGAATGCTAAGGCTTACCTACTAAAGTCCAGTAGCAAGTCGGGCTTAAATCT ATATGATCATCTTTCTGAAATGCTGACCAAGGTCTTAGATAAGCGTCCTGAAAATGCTGTGGACATCATTGAAAATGTTAGCCAAGATGTGAAGATGGAACATTTTAGTAAAAAACTGGATACACTCCAAAATGAGAATGAGATGCTTCCAACCTATGAAATAGCAGAGAAGCAAAAAGCTCTTTTTCTCCAGGGAAATTTAGAAGGAGCTGAACAAGAAATGGAAGATGAAATA gcagaacactctcttcCAAATGTAATGGAGTCAGCCTTTTATTTTGAACAAGCTGGAGTTGGTTTGGGCACAGATGAGACTTATCGCATATTTCTTGCCCTCAAGCAGCTTACTGACActcacccaatccaaaaatgtcgTTTCTGGGGTAAGATCTTAGGTCTGGAAATGAATTATATTGTAGCTGAAGTGGAATTCCGTGAGGGAGAAGATGAAGAGGTGGAAGAGGAAGATGTACCTGAAGAGAGGGACAATGGAGACAGTGAAGCTGATGAAGATGAATTACCAAGGTCCTTTTACAAGGCCCCACAGGCTATTCCAAAGGAAGAAAGCAGAACAGGTGCCAACAAATATGTCTATTTTGTTTGCAATGAACCAGGAAGACCATGGGTGAAGTTACCAGAAGTTACACCTGCACAAATTGTTATtgcaagaaaaatcaagaaatttttCACTGGGCGATTGGATACCCCCATCATAAGCTACCCACCCTTCCCAGGAAATGAGAGTAATTACTTACGAGCACAAATTGCCAGAATTTCAGCAGGGACTCATGTCAGCCCTCTAGGATTCTACCATTTTggtgaagaagaaggagaagaggaggaagaaacagaaggcaGGCGAGATAGCTTTGAAGAAAACCCTGATTTTGAAGGCATCCAAGTGATTGATCTAGTGGAATCCCTATCCAATTGGGTTCATCATGTACAACATATACTCCCTCAG